The Anoxybacillus flavithermus genome has a segment encoding these proteins:
- a CDS encoding methylenetetrahydrofolate--tRNA-(uracil(54)-C(5))-methyltransferase (FADH(2)-oxidizing) TrmFO yields MEVTVIGAGLAGSEAAWQLAKRGIRVKLYEMRPVKQTPAHHTDKFAELVCSNSLRANTLTNAVGVLKEEMRRLDSVIMKAADSCSVPAGGALAVDRHEFAAKVTEMVTNHPNVTVVREEVTSIPTGPTIIATGPLTSQPLSEQLQALTGEEYLYFYDAAAPIVEKESIDMEKVYIKSRYDKGEAAYINCPMTEEEFERFYDALISAETVPLKEFEKEIYFEGCMPIEVMARRGKKTLLFGPMKPVGLEDPRTGKRPFAVVQLRQDDAAGTLYNIVGFQTHLKWGAQKEVIRLIPGLEQAEIVRYGVMHRNTFINSPKLLKPTYQYKERKDLFFAGQMTGVEGYVESAASGLVAGINAAHYVLGKELVVFPQETAIGSMAHYITSANPKHFQPMNANFGLFAPLDEMIKDKKKKNERYAERALETIQNFLKKL; encoded by the coding sequence ATGGAAGTAACAGTAATTGGAGCAGGATTAGCAGGAAGCGAAGCGGCATGGCAACTTGCCAAACGTGGCATTCGTGTCAAATTGTATGAAATGCGTCCGGTGAAACAAACTCCTGCGCATCATACCGACAAATTTGCTGAGCTTGTGTGCAGTAACTCGTTGCGTGCAAATACATTAACGAATGCAGTTGGTGTGTTAAAAGAAGAAATGCGCCGATTAGACTCTGTCATTATGAAAGCAGCAGACTCTTGTTCTGTCCCAGCTGGTGGGGCTTTAGCAGTAGATCGTCACGAATTTGCGGCGAAAGTAACAGAAATGGTTACGAATCATCCAAATGTTACTGTTGTGCGTGAGGAAGTGACGTCGATTCCAACCGGTCCGACGATTATTGCAACCGGTCCGTTAACATCGCAACCGCTTTCGGAACAGCTTCAAGCGTTAACAGGAGAAGAATATTTATATTTTTACGATGCCGCTGCACCGATTGTTGAGAAAGAAAGCATTGATATGGAAAAAGTATATATAAAGTCTCGCTATGACAAAGGGGAAGCAGCATATATTAACTGTCCGATGACAGAAGAGGAGTTTGAACGATTTTATGATGCGCTCATTTCTGCTGAAACTGTGCCTTTAAAAGAATTTGAAAAAGAAATTTATTTTGAAGGATGTATGCCCATTGAAGTGATGGCGCGACGCGGAAAAAAGACGTTGTTGTTTGGACCAATGAAACCAGTCGGTTTAGAAGATCCACGTACAGGCAAACGTCCTTTTGCCGTCGTCCAGCTTCGTCAAGATGATGCGGCTGGAACGTTATACAATATTGTCGGTTTCCAAACGCATTTAAAATGGGGGGCACAAAAAGAAGTCATTCGCCTCATTCCAGGGCTTGAACAAGCTGAAATTGTGCGATATGGTGTGATGCATCGCAATACGTTTATTAATTCACCGAAATTATTAAAACCGACGTATCAATATAAAGAAAGAAAAGATTTATTTTTCGCAGGACAAATGACCGGTGTTGAAGGATATGTTGAGTCGGCAGCATCAGGACTTGTGGCGGGGATTAATGCCGCCCATTACGTGCTCGGAAAAGAGCTTGTTGTATTTCCGCAAGAAACAGCGATCGGCAGCATGGCGCATTATATTACATCGGCGAATCCGAAACATTTCCAACCGATGAACGCGAATTTCGGCCTTTTCGCTCCGCTTGATGAGATGATTAAAGATAAAAAGAAAAAAAATGAACGCTACGCAGAACGGGCATTAGAAACGATTCAGAATTTTTTAAAAAAGTTGTGA
- a CDS encoding ATP-dependent protease ATP-binding subunit HslU, producing MLTPKQIVEKLDQFIVGQHEAKKAVAIALRNRYRRSLLDEKLRDEVVPKNILMIGPTGVGKTEIARRLAKLVGAPFVKVEATKFTEVGYVGRDVESMVRDLVETSVRIVKEKKMNEVKEQAEQLANKRLVELLVPGKTKQPMKNPFELLFGGTQEQADSGHEEQHIAEKRRQIAWKLANGELEDELVTVEIEEQQPLMFDLFQGAGMEQMGVNMQDMLSSFMPKKRKKRKLKVKEARHVLANEEAQKLIDMDEVTQEAIRLAEQSGIIFIDEIDKIARKGQAGSSADVSREGVQRDILPIVEGSTVMTKYGPVKTDYMLFIAAGAFHMAKPSDLIPELQGRFPIRVELTKLTVDDFVKILVEPNNALLKQYVALLATEGIQLEFSDDAIRKIAEVAFEVNQQTDNIGARRLHTIMEKLLEDLLYEAPDVHLEKIVITPQYVEKKLGNIVRNKDLSQFIL from the coding sequence ATGTTAACGCCAAAACAAATTGTCGAAAAGCTTGATCAATTTATCGTCGGTCAGCATGAAGCAAAAAAAGCGGTGGCCATTGCGCTGAGAAATCGTTACCGCCGCAGTTTATTAGATGAAAAATTGCGCGATGAAGTCGTGCCGAAAAATATTTTAATGATTGGGCCAACAGGTGTCGGAAAAACAGAAATTGCGCGGCGATTAGCGAAACTTGTTGGCGCTCCATTCGTAAAAGTAGAGGCAACAAAATTTACGGAAGTCGGTTATGTTGGTCGCGATGTTGAATCGATGGTACGCGACCTCGTTGAAACGTCTGTACGCATCGTCAAAGAGAAAAAAATGAACGAAGTAAAAGAGCAAGCGGAGCAATTAGCGAACAAACGGCTTGTTGAACTGCTTGTACCCGGAAAAACAAAACAACCGATGAAAAATCCGTTCGAACTTTTGTTTGGTGGTACGCAAGAGCAGGCGGATAGCGGGCACGAAGAACAGCATATTGCTGAGAAGCGGAGACAAATCGCTTGGAAACTAGCAAACGGTGAGCTGGAGGATGAATTGGTCACCGTGGAAATTGAAGAGCAACAACCGCTTATGTTTGATTTATTTCAAGGCGCTGGCATGGAGCAAATGGGCGTGAATATGCAAGATATGCTCAGTAGCTTTATGCCGAAAAAGCGGAAAAAAAGAAAATTGAAAGTCAAAGAAGCTCGTCATGTACTAGCAAACGAAGAAGCGCAAAAGCTTATTGACATGGACGAAGTGACACAAGAAGCGATTCGGCTAGCAGAGCAATCAGGTATTATTTTTATTGATGAAATTGATAAAATTGCTCGAAAAGGGCAAGCTGGTTCATCGGCTGACGTTTCGCGTGAAGGGGTGCAACGCGACATTTTGCCGATTGTTGAAGGTTCAACCGTCATGACGAAATATGGACCAGTCAAAACGGACTATATGTTATTCATTGCCGCAGGGGCGTTTCATATGGCGAAACCGTCTGATTTAATTCCAGAATTGCAAGGACGCTTTCCGATTCGCGTCGAGTTGACGAAGCTTACCGTCGATGATTTTGTGAAAATATTAGTTGAACCAAACAACGCCCTGTTAAAACAATATGTCGCTTTACTTGCGACAGAAGGTATACAACTTGAATTTTCTGACGATGCTATTCGTAAAATTGCAGAAGTCGCTTTTGAAGTCAATCAACAAACGGACAACATCGGCGCGCGCCGTCTTCATACGATTATGGAAAAATTGCTAGAAGATTTATTGTACGAAGCGCCGGATGTACATCTTGAGAAAATTGTTATTACCCCACAATATGTGGAAAAGAAACTAGGAAACATTGTGCGAAATAAAGATTTAAGTCAGTTTATTTTATAA
- a CDS encoding tyrosine recombinase XerC, whose amino-acid sequence MENVNFTLNLFIEYLQIEKNYSEYTIACYKHDIGEFFEFMEREQIKQLQQVSYSDVRLFLTELHQRKQSSRSIARKMSSLRSFYKFLLREKIVSENPFALASLPKKEQKIPHFLYPDELEQLFVVNDLNTAIGQRNQAMIELLYATGIRVSECCNIRLSHIDFSVCTILISGKGNKQRYVPFGTYAKEALERYIQDGRQQLASKAKTPTDVLFLNARGGALTPRGVRHILNDIVERAALSLKVSPHTFRHTFATHLLNEGADLRSVQELLGHAHLSSTQVYTHVTKDHLRYVYLHSHPRA is encoded by the coding sequence ATGGAAAATGTGAATTTTACGTTAAATTTGTTCATTGAATATTTACAAATAGAAAAAAATTATTCAGAATATACAATTGCGTGTTATAAGCATGATATTGGCGAATTTTTCGAATTTATGGAGCGCGAACAAATTAAACAATTGCAACAAGTATCTTATAGTGACGTCCGTTTATTTTTAACCGAGCTTCATCAACGAAAGCAGTCAAGTCGTTCGATTGCCCGAAAAATGTCAAGCTTGCGTAGCTTTTATAAATTTTTATTGCGGGAAAAAATCGTGTCCGAAAATCCGTTTGCGCTTGCATCGCTGCCGAAGAAAGAGCAGAAAATTCCACACTTTTTGTACCCAGACGAATTAGAACAGCTGTTTGTTGTCAATGATTTGAATACAGCGATCGGTCAACGAAATCAGGCGATGATCGAACTGTTGTATGCAACAGGTATTCGCGTAAGTGAATGTTGTAACATTCGCTTATCACATATTGATTTTTCCGTATGTACCATTTTAATTTCCGGCAAAGGAAATAAACAGCGTTATGTTCCGTTTGGTACGTATGCGAAAGAAGCGCTTGAACGATATATACAAGACGGACGTCAGCAACTAGCAAGCAAAGCGAAGACACCGACGGATGTACTTTTTTTAAATGCGCGTGGCGGTGCATTGACGCCAAGAGGCGTGCGTCACATTTTAAACGACATCGTCGAACGAGCGGCACTTTCTTTGAAAGTAAGCCCCCATACGTTTCGCCATACGTTTGCGACACACTTGTTGAATGAAGGGGCTGATTTACGTTCTGTGCAGGAATTGTTAGGTCATGCACATCTTTCATCCACGCAAGTGTATACACATGTAACGAAAGATCATTTGCGCTACGTTTATTTACATTCCCATCCGCGGGCATAA
- a CDS encoding flagellar basal body rod protein FlgC produces MFQSFNVSASALTAQRLRMDVISANMANVDTTRAKMVDGKWQPYRRKMVVMQPNESFSSFLNQAMNERSTGGVKVTEIIEDQTPFKLVYDPSHPDADENGYVQLPNVDPLKEMVDLMSATRSYEANVTVLNATKGMLMKALEIGK; encoded by the coding sequence ATGTTTCAAAGTTTCAATGTATCCGCCTCTGCATTAACAGCTCAGCGGTTACGCATGGATGTCATCTCAGCAAATATGGCGAACGTTGATACGACAAGAGCGAAAATGGTAGATGGAAAGTGGCAACCATATCGTCGCAAAATGGTTGTCATGCAGCCGAACGAATCGTTTTCTTCTTTTTTGAATCAGGCGATGAACGAGCGGTCGACAGGCGGAGTGAAAGTGACGGAAATTATCGAAGATCAAACGCCATTTAAACTTGTCTATGACCCATCTCATCCCGATGCAGATGAAAACGGATATGTGCAGCTACCAAACGTCGATCCGTTAAAAGAAATGGTCGATTTAATGAGCGCCACGCGCTCGTATGAAGCGAATGTGACGGTGTTAAATGCAACGAAAGGAATGTTAATGAAAGCGTTAGAAATCGGAAAATAG
- a CDS encoding GTP-sensing pleiotropic transcriptional regulator CodY: MNLLEKTRKINAMLQNAAGKPVNFKEMAETLCEVIEANVFVLSRRGKLLGFAIKQTIENERMKKMLADRQFPEEYTKNLFNITETSPNLDINSEYTAFPVENKDLFKNGLTTIVPIIGGGERLGTLILSRLDKEFHDDDLILAEYGATVVGMEILREKAEEIEEEARSKAVVQMAISSLSYSELEAIEHIFEELDGTEGLLVASKIADRVGITRSVIVNALRKLESAGVIESRSLGMKGTYIKVLNDKFLTELEKLKHH, encoded by the coding sequence ATGAATTTACTTGAAAAAACAAGAAAAATTAATGCGATGTTACAAAACGCAGCTGGAAAACCAGTCAACTTTAAAGAAATGGCAGAAACGCTTTGCGAAGTGATCGAGGCAAACGTGTTCGTTTTAAGTCGTCGTGGGAAGCTACTCGGCTTTGCGATTAAACAAACGATTGAAAACGAACGAATGAAAAAAATGTTAGCCGATCGTCAATTCCCAGAAGAGTATACGAAAAATTTATTTAACATTACGGAAACATCGCCAAACCTCGATATTAATAGCGAGTATACCGCATTTCCTGTCGAAAATAAAGACTTATTTAAAAACGGTTTAACGACGATCGTGCCGATCATCGGTGGCGGTGAGCGCCTTGGAACACTTATTTTATCTCGCTTAGACAAAGAGTTTCATGATGACGATTTAATTTTAGCTGAATACGGAGCAACCGTTGTCGGAATGGAAATTTTACGTGAGAAAGCGGAAGAAATTGAAGAAGAAGCGCGTAGCAAAGCGGTTGTTCAAATGGCAATTAGCTCACTTTCCTATAGTGAATTAGAAGCGATCGAACATATTTTTGAAGAATTAGATGGGACAGAAGGCTTGCTTGTGGCAAGCAAAATTGCTGACCGCGTCGGCATCACCCGTTCAGTCATTGTTAATGCGCTTCGTAAACTAGAAAGTGCCGGAGTTATTGAATCTCGTTCGCTCGGGATGAAAGGAACGTACATTAAAGTATTAAACGATAAGTTTTTAACAGAACTTGAGAAATTAAAACACCATTAA
- a CDS encoding flagellar basal body rod protein FlgB has translation MKLFSNTFQILEQGLNYSSLKQKVIANNIANVDTPNFKAKDVQFRTEFHQALQAYRTDPRHFEFKGGTSKFFVTTKNDLVYNHNNNNVDLDKEMSDLAQNQIYYNALVERLNGKFNSLKTVIKGGK, from the coding sequence ATGAAATTGTTTTCGAATACATTCCAAATATTAGAACAAGGATTAAATTATTCATCGCTAAAACAAAAAGTAATCGCAAATAACATTGCGAATGTCGATACACCGAATTTCAAAGCGAAAGACGTTCAATTTCGAACGGAATTCCATCAAGCATTGCAAGCGTATCGTACCGATCCGCGCCATTTTGAATTTAAAGGCGGGACAAGCAAATTTTTCGTGACAACTAAAAACGATCTCGTTTACAATCATAATAACAATAATGTCGATTTAGATAAAGAAATGTCGGATTTAGCGCAAAACCAAATTTATTACAACGCTTTAGTTGAACGATTGAACGGAAAGTTTAACTCTTTGAAAACGGTCATTAAGGGAGGAAAATAA
- a CDS encoding ATP-dependent protease subunit HslV: MSQFHATTIFAIRHQGKGAMAGDGQVTFGNAVVMKHTARKIRKLFHGNVLAGFAGAVADAFTLFEMFEGKLEEYNGNLQRAAVELAKEWRSDKVLRRLEAMLIVMDATHLLLISGTGEVIEPDDGILAIGSGGNYALAAGRALKAYAGEHLTAKQIAQAALKVASDICVYTNDCIIVEEL, from the coding sequence ATGAGTCAATTTCATGCGACGACGATATTTGCGATTCGCCATCAAGGAAAAGGAGCGATGGCGGGCGATGGTCAAGTGACGTTCGGCAACGCTGTAGTGATGAAACATACCGCCCGGAAAATTCGTAAACTTTTTCATGGCAACGTGTTAGCTGGTTTTGCGGGAGCAGTGGCGGATGCGTTTACGCTGTTTGAAATGTTTGAAGGGAAGTTAGAAGAATATAACGGGAATTTACAGCGTGCGGCGGTTGAATTGGCGAAAGAATGGCGGAGCGACAAAGTGTTGCGCCGATTAGAAGCGATGTTGATCGTCATGGATGCCACGCATTTACTACTTATTTCTGGAACGGGCGAAGTGATCGAGCCAGACGATGGGATATTAGCGATCGGCTCAGGTGGAAATTATGCGTTAGCAGCTGGTAGAGCGTTAAAAGCGTATGCAGGTGAACATTTAACAGCGAAGCAAATTGCACAAGCAGCATTAAAAGTGGCGAGCGATATTTGCGTGTACACAAACGATTGCATTATTGTCGAAGAGCTGTAG
- a CDS encoding flagellar M-ring protein FliF, whose product MNERLKQAIERLKLFWSERTKQQKMMALGLIGLLVVSVALTAFFATRTNFVPLYSNLSPQEAGQIKATLDQRGIKSQITDNGTTILVPEQLVNTLKVELAAEGIPDSGSIDYSFFGKNSGFGMTDNEFNVLKIEAMQTELANLIKSIDGVEDAKVMINLPQPTIFVGDQQEEASASIVLKTKAGYKFNEQQIKSLYHLVSKSVPNLPTDNIVIMNQYFEYFDLKNEENFSSGKTFAEQYEVKQQIERDIQRRVQQMLGTMIGQDKVVVSVTADVDFTQENRQEELVEPVDKENMEGIAVSVQRITETFSGQGAQPGGTTGVGGNAVPGYQGANGGTNGDYERIEETINNEVNRIKKEIVASPYKVKDLGIQVMVEPPKANDPNSLPAQTVDDITKILGTIVRTSVDKDIAGQWTDTDLQNRVVVSVQPFNGKVQFNEQTSTIPTWAYIAGGGAIALLLALLVFLWLRKRKKEQLDDELLLQEEPVAVQIPDVNEEVETESTLRRKQLEKLAKEKPEEFAKLLRTWLAEE is encoded by the coding sequence ATGAACGAGCGATTAAAACAAGCAATAGAACGATTGAAATTGTTTTGGAGCGAGAGAACAAAACAACAAAAAATGATGGCTTTAGGTCTTATAGGATTGTTGGTTGTTTCCGTTGCCCTTACCGCCTTTTTTGCAACGCGAACGAATTTTGTTCCTCTCTACAGCAATTTATCGCCGCAAGAAGCGGGACAAATTAAAGCGACGCTTGATCAGCGGGGGATTAAGTCGCAAATTACCGATAACGGCACAACGATTTTAGTGCCTGAACAGCTTGTTAACACGTTAAAAGTGGAATTAGCTGCAGAAGGCATTCCCGATAGCGGAAGCATCGATTATTCGTTTTTCGGAAAAAACTCTGGTTTTGGCATGACAGATAACGAATTTAACGTATTGAAAATTGAGGCGATGCAAACCGAACTTGCCAATTTAATAAAAAGTATCGACGGGGTAGAAGACGCAAAGGTGATGATTAATCTACCCCAGCCGACGATCTTTGTTGGCGACCAACAGGAAGAGGCATCTGCATCGATCGTTTTGAAAACAAAAGCGGGATATAAATTTAATGAACAGCAAATCAAATCTTTGTATCATCTTGTTTCCAAAAGTGTGCCGAACCTTCCTACCGATAATATCGTCATTATGAACCAATATTTTGAGTACTTTGATTTAAAAAATGAAGAAAATTTTTCGTCGGGCAAAACATTTGCTGAACAATATGAAGTGAAACAACAAATCGAACGAGACATTCAACGCCGCGTGCAACAAATGTTAGGAACGATGATCGGACAAGATAAAGTCGTCGTTTCTGTCACAGCGGACGTTGATTTTACACAAGAAAATCGTCAAGAAGAACTTGTTGAGCCAGTAGATAAAGAAAATATGGAAGGCATCGCTGTAAGCGTACAGCGCATTACAGAGACGTTTTCTGGGCAAGGAGCTCAACCAGGCGGCACGACAGGCGTTGGAGGAAACGCTGTACCAGGTTATCAAGGAGCAAATGGCGGGACAAACGGGGATTATGAACGAATTGAGGAAACAATTAATAACGAGGTTAATAGAATAAAAAAGGAAATTGTTGCAAGTCCTTATAAAGTAAAAGATTTAGGCATTCAAGTGATGGTTGAGCCACCGAAGGCAAATGATCCAAACTCACTTCCTGCACAAACGGTAGATGATATTACAAAAATTTTAGGTACGATTGTGCGGACGTCAGTCGATAAAGACATTGCGGGACAATGGACAGATACAGATTTACAAAATCGCGTCGTCGTTTCGGTGCAACCGTTTAACGGAAAAGTGCAGTTTAATGAACAAACATCAACCATTCCGACATGGGCATATATTGCCGGTGGCGGAGCGATCGCGTTGTTGCTTGCTTTGCTCGTCTTTTTATGGTTGCGCAAACGGAAGAAAGAGCAACTGGACGACGAACTGCTATTACAAGAAGAACCGGTGGCAGTACAAATTCCAGATGTAAACGAAGAAGTCGAAACAGAATCCACATTGCGCCGCAAGCAACTTGAAAAACTCGCAAAAGAAAAACCAGAAGAATTTGCGAAATTGCTAAGAACATGGCTTGCAGAGGAATAA
- a CDS encoding flagellar hook-basal body complex protein FliE, protein MIDRIQRIALSPTVQQQAIKPAEAQRAFSQFLKEAINEVNKQQIESDQLTTKLAKGENVDLHNVMIASQKASVSLQLAIEVRNKVIEAYQEVMRMQV, encoded by the coding sequence ATGATTGATCGCATTCAACGTATAGCTTTATCGCCAACTGTACAGCAGCAAGCGATCAAGCCTGCTGAAGCACAGCGAGCGTTTTCACAATTTTTAAAAGAAGCAATTAACGAAGTGAATAAACAACAAATTGAGTCAGACCAGCTGACAACGAAGTTAGCAAAAGGAGAAAACGTTGATTTGCACAATGTGATGATCGCTTCACAAAAAGCGAGTGTGTCGCTTCAATTAGCAATTGAAGTGCGCAATAAAGTGATCGAAGCATATCAAGAAGTGATGAGAATGCAAGTATAG
- a CDS encoding flagellar motor switch protein FliG yields MAKKGELTGKQKAAILLISLGPDVSASVYKHLSEEEIEKLTLEISNVRQVDAEKKETILEEFHQIALAQDYISQGGIAYAKQVLEKALGPEQAMNIINRLTSALQVRPFDFARKADPAQILNFLQNEHPQTIALVLSYLEPTQAGQILSALPQEMQADVARRIALMDRTSPEMINEVEQVLERKLSTTVVQDYTQTGGIEAVVEVLNGVDRATERTILDALEIQDPELAEEIKKRMFVFEDIVTLDNRAIQRVIREVDNADLLLALKVSSDEVKEVVFRNMSSRMAETFKEEMEFMGPVRLRDVEEAQSRIVAVIRRLEEAGEIVVARGGGDDIIV; encoded by the coding sequence ATGGCAAAAAAAGGTGAATTAACAGGGAAGCAAAAAGCAGCCATTCTCCTCATTTCATTAGGACCAGACGTTTCAGCATCTGTATATAAACATTTATCTGAAGAAGAAATCGAAAAATTGACGCTTGAAATTTCAAACGTGCGCCAAGTGGATGCCGAGAAAAAAGAAACGATTTTAGAAGAGTTTCATCAAATCGCCTTAGCGCAAGACTACATTTCACAAGGCGGTATTGCTTACGCGAAACAAGTGCTTGAAAAAGCGCTTGGACCAGAGCAGGCGATGAACATTATTAACCGTCTCACGTCTGCGCTTCAAGTGCGCCCGTTTGATTTTGCGCGCAAGGCGGATCCAGCGCAAATTTTAAACTTTTTGCAAAATGAACATCCACAAACGATTGCGCTTGTATTGTCGTATTTAGAGCCAACGCAAGCGGGTCAAATTTTATCGGCGCTTCCGCAAGAAATGCAAGCGGATGTCGCTCGTCGCATTGCGTTGATGGATCGCACATCACCAGAAATGATTAATGAAGTCGAACAAGTGCTTGAACGGAAATTATCGACGACAGTTGTACAAGATTACACGCAAACAGGCGGTATTGAGGCGGTTGTTGAAGTGTTAAATGGCGTCGATCGAGCAACAGAACGAACGATTTTAGATGCGCTTGAAATTCAAGATCCAGAATTAGCAGAAGAAATTAAAAAGCGCATGTTTGTGTTCGAAGATATTGTTACGCTTGATAATCGCGCCATTCAGCGCGTTATTCGCGAAGTGGACAATGCCGACTTGTTGCTTGCGTTGAAAGTGTCTAGCGATGAGGTGAAGGAAGTTGTATTCCGCAACATGTCTTCGCGTATGGCGGAAACGTTCAAAGAAGAAATGGAGTTTATGGGTCCTGTTCGCCTTCGCGACGTAGAAGAAGCACAATCTCGTATTGTTGCAGTCATTCGCCGTCTCGAAGAAGCGGGTGAAATTGTCGTCGCTCGTGGCGGAGGAGATGATATTATTGTCTAA